In Xiphias gladius isolate SHS-SW01 ecotype Sanya breed wild chromosome 16, ASM1685928v1, whole genome shotgun sequence, a genomic segment contains:
- the c16h3orf38 gene encoding uncharacterized protein C3orf38 homolog: protein MSGLSVTERSGCRKILKFMAKADLLSLSDTVTNKMIVVENITEAMETILSFTKNAEELLRRKKVHRDLIFKYLAKEGVAMPPNSEKHQLVKKTLELWSSGKAVVDESLQGETDETRQIRPTEPAADTTDLKAEVGFDPQVLGQQFCQWFFQLLNSQNPSLGQQPQDWGPQHFWPDVKLCLVSRAGSEQMADFLGAELVSLRLLALTREERLLFSPNLEPHGLRALASPHGLVLVAVAGTIHRDAACLGIFEQIFGLIRSPLENNSWKIKFVNLKIRGQDALGGTEVVAPALSYNSSELQLLCR from the exons ATGTCAGGACTGTCTGTAACAGAGCGTTCTGGATGTAGAAAGATACTGAAGTTCATGGCAAAAGCTGACTTACTGTCACTTAGTGACACAGTCACGAATAAGATGATAGTTGTGGAAAATATAACAG AGGCTATGGAAACAATTCTGTCCTTCACTAAAAATGCTGAGGAACTCCTGAGAAGGAAGAAGGTTCACCGTGACCTCATTTTCAAGTACCTGGCCAAAGAGGGGGTGGCGATGCCCCCGAACAGCGAGAAACACCAACTGGTCAAGAAGACGCTGGAGCTTTGGTCGTCCGGGAAG GCCGTGGTTGATGAAAGCCTTcaaggagagacagatgagacCAGACAGATACGGCCCACAGAGCCAGCAGCTGATACCACAGACTTGAAGGCTGAGGTGGGCTTTGACCCACAGGTCCTTGGCCAACAGTTCTGCCAGTGGTTCTTCCAGCTCTTGAACAGTCAGAACCCCTCACTGGGCCAGCAGCCTCAGGACTGGGGACCACAACACTTCTGGCCAGATGTGAAGCTATGTCTTGTCTCTAG agCTGGCAGTGAACAGATGGCTGATTTCCTGGGTGCTGAACTGGTTAGCCTTCGTCTCCTAGCCTTGACCAGGGAAGAACGCCTCCTCTTCAGCCCCAACCTGGAACCCCATGGCCTCAGGGCCCTTGCCTCCCCCCATGGCTTAGTGCTGGTGGCTGTGGCTGGGACAATCCACAGAGATGCAGCCTGTCTGGGCATCTTTGAGCAAATATTTGGCCTCATCCGCTCCCCACTGGAAAACAACAGCTGGAAGATCAAGTTTGTCAACCTGAAGATCAGAGGGCAGGATGCTCTGGGCGGGACAGAGGTGGTAGCGCCTGCCTTGAGTTACAACTCCAGTGAACTGCAGCTTCTCTGCAGATGA